One stretch of Tepidibacter hydrothermalis DNA includes these proteins:
- a CDS encoding AbgT family transporter, whose translation MEKAQVKNNKLFSRFLNGIEIVGNKLPDPVTLFVILCALIIILSKVLFMANVSVVHPLTQKTVNVVDLMSKDGLRGILTGIVGNFQGFPPLGLVLVVMLGAGVAEKSGLMESALKNSISKVPKSLITGMIIFAGILANAAGDAGFIVLPPLAAIVFLGIGRHPLIGMFAAYAGVAGGFSANVMVSMIDVLLAGFTIPAAQMIDPSYQATPAMNFYFLLASTIVILIASVIITEKIIAPRFDKYEGDSDSEAVSEITEDEKKGLKWAGISLFLIVAILVGLCIGDNAFMKDPETNSLLASKAPLMKGLVPIITLIFFIPGLVYGKVTKRIKNDKDVVTMMGQSMSEMGMYIVLAFAASQFLALFTISNIGVIISVKGAESLKNMGFTGFGLIIGFIILSGFINIFVGSASAKWAIMAPVFVPMFLLLDYNPAVTQVAYRIGDSITNPISPLFPYFPIILAFARKYDKEAGMGTIIANMLPYSIVYGIIWIILMVVFMQFNIPLGPGAGIYL comes from the coding sequence ATGGAAAAAGCACAGGTTAAGAATAACAAGCTCTTTAGTAGATTCTTAAATGGGATAGAGATTGTGGGAAATAAGCTACCTGATCCTGTAACTTTATTTGTTATTTTATGTGCACTAATAATCATCTTATCTAAGGTGTTATTTATGGCAAATGTATCTGTTGTTCATCCATTAACTCAAAAAACGGTAAATGTAGTAGATCTTATGAGTAAGGATGGGCTTAGAGGTATATTAACAGGTATTGTAGGAAACTTTCAAGGGTTTCCACCACTAGGTCTTGTTTTAGTTGTTATGCTTGGTGCGGGTGTTGCTGAAAAATCAGGACTTATGGAGAGTGCTCTTAAGAATTCTATTAGTAAGGTTCCTAAAAGCTTAATTACAGGTATGATAATATTTGCAGGAATACTTGCTAATGCAGCTGGAGATGCAGGATTTATAGTGTTACCTCCGCTTGCAGCTATTGTATTTCTTGGAATAGGAAGACATCCTCTTATAGGTATGTTCGCAGCTTATGCGGGGGTTGCTGGAGGTTTTTCAGCTAATGTTATGGTAAGTATGATAGATGTTTTGTTAGCAGGATTTACTATACCTGCTGCTCAAATGATAGATCCTAGCTATCAAGCTACTCCTGCTATGAACTTTTATTTTCTTTTAGCTTCTACTATTGTAATTCTTATAGCATCTGTAATTATAACTGAGAAAATAATAGCTCCTAGATTTGATAAATATGAAGGAGATTCTGATTCAGAAGCGGTTAGTGAAATTACTGAAGATGAAAAGAAAGGTCTTAAATGGGCAGGTATATCTTTATTTTTAATAGTAGCTATATTAGTTGGTCTTTGTATAGGTGATAATGCGTTTATGAAAGATCCAGAAACTAATTCTTTATTGGCATCCAAAGCGCCTCTTATGAAAGGACTTGTTCCCATAATAACTTTGATATTCTTTATTCCTGGGTTAGTATATGGAAAGGTAACTAAAAGGATAAAAAATGATAAGGATGTAGTTACTATGATGGGGCAATCTATGAGTGAGATGGGTATGTATATAGTTCTTGCCTTTGCTGCATCTCAATTTTTAGCTTTATTTACAATTAGTAATATAGGTGTAATAATATCTGTAAAAGGTGCAGAGTCACTAAAGAATATGGGCTTTACTGGATTTGGACTTATAATTGGATTTATCATATTGTCTGGATTCATAAATATATTTGTAGGAAGTGCTTCGGCAAAATGGGCTATAATGGCACCTGTATTCGTTCCTATGTTCTTGCTTCTTGATTATAATCCAGCTGTAACACAGGTAGCTTACCGTATAGGAGATTCAATAACTAATCCTATAAGCCCTCTATTTCCATACTTCCCTATAATTTTAGCTTTTGCTAGAAAGTATGATAAAGAGGCAGGAATGGGAACTATAATTGCAAATATGCTTCCGTATTCAATAGTTTATGGAATCATATGGATAATACTAATGGTTGTATTTATGCAATTCAATATACCTCTAGGTCCTGGTGCTGGAATATACCTCTAG
- a CDS encoding DMT family transporter, which yields MLGVIFSFIGGIFITIQGVFNTRVSDKIGLWETTVIVHAVGLTVALIVMFIWGEGSFKKLQSVNKLYLIGGAFGVIIIFSVIKGFTLLGPSYSIAILLITQLITGTIIDTFGLFGNPQMKFHLTKPLGILVMIAGIIIFKLK from the coding sequence GTGTTAGGAGTAATATTTTCCTTTATAGGAGGTATTTTTATAACCATTCAGGGCGTATTTAATACACGTGTAAGTGATAAAATAGGTCTTTGGGAGACAACAGTTATAGTCCATGCAGTTGGACTGACTGTAGCACTTATAGTAATGTTTATTTGGGGTGAGGGCAGTTTTAAAAAATTACAATCAGTTAATAAATTATATCTGATAGGTGGTGCATTTGGTGTCATCATAATTTTTAGTGTTATTAAAGGATTTACATTATTAGGTCCTAGTTATTCAATAGCGATATTATTGATTACTCAACTAATTACTGGTACCATAATTGACACTTTCGGATTATTTGGCAATCCTCAAATGAAGTTTCACTTAACAAAACCATTAGGGATTTTAGTGATGATTGCCGGAATAATTATATTTAAGTTAAAATAA
- a CDS encoding class I SAM-dependent DNA methyltransferase yields MCSKQNIYDNETFFNGYKALRADSVNYNILLEQPIFRKLLPDLIDRYVLDVGCGMGDSCIFYEKIGAKKVIGIDISNKMISEARRRTNSEMIKYYNTDMCDIEKLETRFDVITSSLAVHYIQDFDSLLKSVYHSLNSGGYFIFSQEHPLTTAPLQGVEYTYNENGDVIHYNLSDYMYSGIRKVEWFVDDVIVYHRPISEIINLLIQNNFIIEQIEESTPSNNALAQCPDMSKEFHKPSFLFVKAMKK; encoded by the coding sequence ATGTGTTCCAAACAAAATATTTATGATAATGAAACTTTTTTTAATGGGTATAAAGCTTTAAGAGCAGATTCTGTTAATTACAATATTTTATTAGAACAACCTATATTTAGGAAATTATTACCTGATCTAATAGATAGATATGTTTTAGATGTTGGATGTGGCATGGGGGATTCTTGTATTTTTTATGAAAAGATAGGAGCTAAAAAAGTTATAGGAATTGATATTTCAAATAAAATGATATCAGAAGCAAGGCGAAGAACTAATAGTGAAATGATTAAATATTACAACACGGATATGTGTGATATAGAAAAACTTGAAACTAGATTTGATGTAATAACTAGTTCATTAGCAGTACATTATATTCAAGACTTTGATTCTCTACTAAAATCGGTTTATCATAGCTTAAATAGTGGGGGCTATTTCATATTTTCTCAAGAACATCCTCTGACAACTGCTCCTTTACAGGGAGTAGAGTACACTTATAATGAAAATGGAGATGTTATTCATTATAATTTATCTGATTATATGTATAGTGGAATAAGAAAAGTTGAATGGTTTGTAGATGATGTAATAGTCTATCATAGACCTATTTCAGAAATTATAAATCTATTAATACAAAACAATTTTATAATTGAACAAATCGAAGAATCTACACCTAGTAATAATGCATTAGCTCAATGCCCTGACATGAGCAAAGAATTTCACAAGCCAAGTTTTCTTTTTGTTAAAGCAATGAAGAAATAA
- a CDS encoding YvrJ family protein has product MNELLGLVSNVGFPIVLSIYLLTRIEEKLENLTQSINKLNNVISRIETK; this is encoded by the coding sequence ATGAATGAACTTTTAGGGCTTGTTTCTAATGTGGGTTTTCCAATAGTTTTATCCATTTATCTTCTAACGAGGATAGAGGAAAAACTTGAAAATTTGACCCAAAGTATTAACAAGCTGAATAATGTTATTTCTAGAATAGAAACAAAATAA
- a CDS encoding DUF2922 domain-containing protein yields MEKRLDMKFVKSDGKKVTVKVHSLKDDVDDSAIDALMDYIVSKNLFKFSGESIVKKESAEIVTTQTENVHIN; encoded by the coding sequence ATGGAAAAGAGACTTGATATGAAGTTTGTTAAATCTGACGGTAAAAAGGTGACTGTTAAGGTTCATAGCTTAAAGGATGATGTTGATGATAGTGCTATAGATGCTTTGATGGATTATATAGTATCTAAGAATCTGTTTAAATTCAGTGGAGAGAGCATCGTTAAGAAAGAATCAGCTGAGATTGTAACTACTCAAACTGAAAATGTTCATATTAACTAA
- a CDS encoding DUF1659 domain-containing protein translates to MAITSIKTGTSLKLKYSLGLNEKGVEKFKTTSIKNLSLDATDDDLFGMTTLMKDMQSNSLVDVKKVVDTDLSE, encoded by the coding sequence ATGGCAATAACAAGTATTAAAACAGGAACAAGTCTGAAATTAAAGTATTCTTTAGGTCTCAATGAAAAAGGTGTTGAAAAATTTAAGACAACATCTATTAAGAATCTATCACTTGATGCAACTGATGATGATCTATTTGGAATGACTACTTTGATGAAGGATATGCAGAGCAATTCTTTGGTTGATGTTAAAAAGGTAGTTGATACTGATTTAAGCGAGTAA
- a CDS encoding YcdB/YcdC domain-containing protein, which produces MNFRRIILSIFTVFFVLCGSILSFAQPNISKDEAKKTAENALKNYMGVELDDKFESRVEFRDEKYRDKSVWSMRWNKYKEDVDININAEIDSNSGKILALRYHNWSHNDYNRSMPSMTKEEAKKIADDFLKKINPVESSKVKLNDDNYMSQRFRGAPYYFEYVREENGIEFRGNNIEIQVNGNTGKVELYRLDWDYNVKFDDNKDLIDKEKAKQILKDNTDMKLVYSDIDKNDDNKPERIELYYKPYNEKGVLVDAKNGDMIRWDGAKNELKYKDIKDEEKEKIYKNSTKPQKHSTELTEKEARDRINSIVKNFVKGDFEVDFLRYEENDDYYMARGRKIWEAELDIKDKDRDGRVSIDALTGEIISFDTYIFRDEEDITPKITWSEGYDKAIDTLSKYYGYNIKDLDTKLVEQKGYYYSNGKKINTDSYYYTFARVNNKTQYENNSISIGVDAITGDIIEIEYEWDNDVKFPECKNIVDKDKSKEIYFDNSDIELGYTTIGNEEENNKQATLAYKLEDRYGFDKVDAITGKALDYNGDEFSKKDDKDYSDKLKDHWAKKELTILSDNHIIDLKEFESSKEISKIDAIKMVVNAKGYNTYRANDIKDLKFKDIKDNDEDLSYIKLAVEYEFVENKEENFNKDSNITREEMAKLIVKLIDKEEMAKMKGVYSLEFSDEASIDSNYKGYVAVCKGLGIINGGNSSFRPKDNATMTEMAVTIYNALSKSGIE; this is translated from the coding sequence ATGAATTTTAGAAGAATTATTTTAAGTATTTTTACAGTATTTTTTGTATTGTGCGGTTCTATATTATCTTTTGCACAGCCTAATATATCAAAGGATGAAGCAAAGAAGACAGCAGAAAATGCATTAAAGAACTATATGGGTGTTGAGTTAGACGATAAATTTGAATCTAGAGTAGAGTTTAGAGACGAAAAATATAGAGATAAATCTGTATGGAGTATGAGATGGAATAAGTACAAAGAGGATGTAGACATAAATATAAATGCAGAAATAGATTCTAATAGTGGCAAAATATTAGCATTAAGATATCATAATTGGAGTCATAATGATTATAATAGATCGATGCCTAGTATGACAAAAGAAGAAGCTAAAAAAATAGCTGATGATTTTTTGAAGAAAATAAATCCTGTTGAAAGTAGTAAGGTGAAACTTAATGATGATAATTATATGTCACAAAGATTTAGAGGAGCACCGTATTATTTTGAGTATGTAAGAGAGGAAAATGGAATTGAGTTTAGAGGAAATAATATAGAGATACAAGTCAATGGAAATACAGGTAAGGTAGAATTGTATAGACTTGATTGGGATTATAATGTGAAATTTGATGATAATAAAGATCTTATAGATAAAGAAAAGGCAAAACAGATATTAAAAGACAATACTGATATGAAGCTTGTATATTCAGATATAGATAAAAATGATGACAATAAACCTGAGCGTATAGAGCTATATTATAAGCCATATAATGAAAAAGGCGTTTTAGTAGATGCAAAAAACGGAGATATGATTAGATGGGATGGAGCTAAAAATGAGTTAAAATACAAGGATATAAAAGATGAAGAAAAAGAAAAAATATATAAAAATAGCACTAAGCCTCAAAAACACAGTACGGAATTAACAGAGAAAGAGGCTAGAGATAGAATAAACTCTATTGTAAAAAATTTTGTAAAAGGTGATTTTGAAGTTGATTTCTTAAGATATGAAGAAAATGACGATTACTATATGGCAAGAGGAAGAAAAATATGGGAAGCTGAGCTTGATATTAAAGACAAAGATAGAGATGGAAGAGTGTCAATAGATGCACTTACAGGTGAAATTATATCTTTTGATACTTATATCTTTAGAGATGAAGAAGATATTACTCCTAAAATTACTTGGAGTGAAGGATATGACAAGGCTATAGATACTTTAAGTAAATATTATGGATATAATATAAAAGATTTGGATACTAAATTAGTAGAGCAAAAAGGTTATTATTATAGTAATGGCAAAAAAATAAATACAGATTCATATTACTATACTTTTGCAAGAGTTAACAATAAAACACAATATGAAAACAATAGTATATCTATAGGTGTTGATGCAATAACTGGAGATATAATAGAAATAGAATATGAATGGGATAATGATGTTAAGTTTCCAGAATGTAAGAATATAGTTGATAAAGATAAGTCAAAAGAGATATACTTTGATAATAGTGATATTGAATTAGGTTACACTACTATTGGGAATGAAGAAGAAAACAATAAACAAGCCACTTTAGCATATAAATTAGAAGACAGATATGGATTTGATAAAGTTGATGCAATCACTGGAAAAGCATTGGATTATAATGGAGATGAATTCAGCAAGAAGGATGATAAAGATTATTCAGATAAATTAAAAGATCATTGGGCTAAAAAAGAGCTTACAATACTAAGTGATAACCATATAATAGATTTGAAAGAGTTTGAATCTAGTAAAGAAATATCTAAAATTGATGCTATAAAGATGGTTGTAAATGCTAAAGGTTATAATACTTATAGAGCAAATGATATTAAGGATCTTAAGTTCAAAGATATAAAAGATAATGATGAAGATCTATCTTATATAAAATTGGCTGTTGAGTATGAATTTGTAGAAAATAAGGAAGAAAACTTCAACAAGGATTCTAATATAACAAGAGAAGAAATGGCTAAGTTGATAGTTAAGCTTATAGATAAAGAAGAAATGGCTAAGATGAAGGGTGTATATTCACTTGAATTCAGTGATGAAGCTAGTATAGATAGTAACTACAAGGGATATGTAGCTGTATGCAAGGGTCTTGGCATAATAAATGGAGGTAATTCAAGTTTTAGACCTAAGGATAATGCTACTATGACAGAGATGGCTGTAACTATATACAACGCTTTATCCAAGTCTGGAATCGAATAA
- a CDS encoding YcdB/YcdC domain-containing protein: MNFRRIVLSIFTVLFVLFGSILSFAQSNISKDEAKKISENVVKNYLGIQLDNKFESRLELEEDNYRDISVWSMNWNKHEDDIDVDIDVEIDSTNGKIVGFRYDTWDENRLVATMTKEEAKKIADDFLKKINPNESTKVRLADDSYFSRNFRGPNYNFVYVRQENGLDFEQNTIEIEVNGNTGKVESYRLNWDYNMKFDENKDVISKDKAQQILKDNVDMELVYYDVDKNYDGNSEDIKLSYVPQCEKGFLVDAKSGKVVGWDGLNNELKYKDIKEEEKEKIYEKSTQPKERSTELTEKEAKDIIESIAKEIIKDDFEIDRLRYEENSSRFRARGKNIWRANFDVKNKDLDGSIYINALTGELISFDSYNFDDEEEFDPKLSWSEGYDKSVDILSKYYGYNIKDINTKLIEEDSYVYINGRKINTQTYHYNFARVNDKIDYQNNSIRVGIDVKTGDITEIEYRWDKEAKFPTVENVIDKDKAKDIYFDNADIKLGYFNIENGKDIENTKVLYSIKDMYMIAHIDSVTGEVLDYSGNKFEKNDDKNYSDKVKDHWAKKELTILSDNKIIDLKEFEPNKELSKIDAIKMVVNAKGYNTYRANDIKDLKFKDIKDNDEDMSYIKLAVEYGFVENKEENFNKDSKITRQEMAKMIVKLIDKEEMANMKGVYSLEFSDEASIDNNYKGYVAVCKGLGIINGGNSSFRPKDNATMTEMAVSIYKALSNPEIQ, translated from the coding sequence ATGAATTTTAGAAGAATTGTGTTAAGTATTTTTACAGTACTTTTTGTATTATTTGGTTCGATACTATCTTTTGCTCAATCTAATATATCAAAGGATGAGGCTAAGAAGATCAGTGAGAATGTGGTAAAAAATTATCTCGGGATACAATTAGATAATAAGTTTGAATCTAGATTAGAGCTTGAAGAGGATAATTATAGAGATATAAGTGTGTGGAGTATGAATTGGAATAAGCATGAGGATGATATAGACGTAGATATAGATGTAGAAATAGATTCTACTAATGGTAAAATAGTAGGGTTTAGATATGATACTTGGGATGAAAATAGACTAGTTGCAACTATGACAAAGGAAGAAGCTAAAAAAATAGCTGATGATTTTTTAAAGAAAATAAATCCTAATGAGAGTACTAAGGTAAGACTTGCTGATGATAGTTATTTTTCAAGAAATTTTAGAGGGCCAAATTATAACTTTGTATATGTAAGACAGGAGAATGGACTTGACTTTGAACAAAATACAATAGAAATAGAAGTCAATGGAAATACAGGTAAGGTTGAAAGTTATAGATTGAATTGGGATTACAATATGAAATTTGATGAAAATAAAGATGTTATATCTAAGGACAAGGCTCAGCAGATATTAAAGGATAATGTTGATATGGAACTTGTATATTATGATGTAGATAAAAATTATGATGGGAATTCTGAGGATATAAAATTATCTTATGTTCCACAATGTGAAAAAGGATTTTTAGTAGATGCTAAAAGTGGAAAAGTAGTTGGATGGGACGGATTAAATAATGAATTAAAATATAAGGATATAAAAGAGGAAGAAAAAGAGAAAATATATGAAAAAAGTACTCAGCCTAAAGAGAGAAGCACAGAATTAACAGAAAAAGAGGCTAAGGATATAATTGAATCTATTGCAAAAGAAATTATAAAAGATGATTTTGAAATTGATAGATTAAGATATGAAGAAAATAGTTCACGCTTTAGAGCAAGAGGAAAAAATATATGGAGAGCTAATTTTGATGTTAAAAACAAAGATTTAGATGGAAGTATATATATAAATGCGCTTACAGGTGAACTGATATCATTTGATTCTTATAATTTTGATGATGAGGAGGAATTCGATCCTAAGTTAAGCTGGAGTGAAGGATATGATAAGTCAGTAGATATTTTGAGTAAGTATTATGGATATAATATTAAGGACATAAATACTAAATTAATAGAAGAAGACTCTTATGTTTATATCAATGGTAGAAAAATAAATACACAAACATATCACTATAACTTCGCAAGAGTTAATGACAAAATAGATTATCAAAACAATAGTATACGTGTAGGTATTGATGTTAAAACAGGTGATATAACAGAGATAGAATATAGATGGGATAAAGAAGCTAAATTCCCAACTGTTGAAAATGTAATTGATAAAGATAAAGCTAAGGATATATACTTTGATAATGCTGATATAAAATTAGGTTATTTCAATATTGAAAATGGAAAAGATATTGAAAATACAAAAGTTTTATATAGCATAAAAGATATGTATATGATAGCACATATAGATTCAGTTACTGGAGAAGTATTAGATTATAGTGGAAATAAATTTGAGAAAAATGATGATAAAAACTATTCTGATAAAGTAAAAGATCATTGGGCTAAAAAAGAGCTTACAATACTAAGTGATAATAAGATAATAGATTTGAAAGAGTTTGAACCTAATAAAGAATTATCTAAAATAGATGCTATAAAGATGGTTGTAAATGCTAAAGGTTATAACACTTATAGAGCAAATGATATTAAGGATCTTAAGTTCAAAGATATAAAAGATAATGATGAAGATATGTCTTATATAAAGCTTGCAGTTGAGTATGGATTTGTAGAGAATAAAGAAGAAAACTTCAACAAGGATTCTAAGATAACAAGACAAGAGATGGCTAAGATGATAGTTAAGCTTATAGATAAAGAAGAAATGGCAAATATGAAAGGTGTATATTCACTTGAATTTAGTGATGAGGCTAGTATAGATAATAATTACAAAGGATATGTAGCTGTGTGCAAGGGACTTGGAATAATAAATGGAGGTAATTCAAGTTTTAGACCTAAGGATAATGCTACTATGACAGAGATGGCTGTGAGTATATACAAGGCTTTATCAAATCCTGAAATACAATAA
- a CDS encoding ATP-binding protein: MKKNLSFQTKITIPIIILILVSIGMSILFIGKWSLDNIQNKVEDNIKNVSLILASSPDVQSALKEKDFEKIQESTHKLLDELDEVDIITIADMNGIRYAHPNPDKLGKRFVGGDEVKVINEGVGYISKAKGTLGISIRAFEPIFYENEQIGFVMVGVLYEDIKDFREDALLTIFGFTLFGIILGIIGALVIAKRTKDSLLGLEPYEIVYLYKENRAMLESIIEGIIAIDSNGKITLVNDYAIKILNIKKPNVIGEYVLDVFPTSRLLEVLKSGEGEYNEEQIINDTVILTNRVPMKDGDEIIGAMASFNDRTKVKRLAEEITGVRQIVQALRANTHEFMNKLHVILGLIKLDEIDELRKYIKDIVKEQEQTRFFLTKSIKNPTISAIILGKLNRAKELNVDMELYENCYLEKYYKNIQNENLVTIIGNLLDNAMEAIVRKGEDGEIYFRIEDVDDFIEIEVHDNGIGIEEENIQRIFKRGFTTKKDEGGTGLFLVEKSIKKLDGELSIDSKYKEGTSILVKIPKEVKG; this comes from the coding sequence ATGAAGAAGAATCTTTCTTTTCAAACTAAGATTACTATACCAATAATAATATTAATTCTTGTATCAATAGGTATGAGTATTTTATTTATAGGAAAATGGTCATTAGATAATATTCAAAATAAGGTAGAGGATAATATAAAAAATGTATCTTTAATATTAGCTAGTTCACCTGATGTTCAAAGTGCACTTAAGGAAAAAGATTTTGAAAAAATTCAAGAAAGTACGCACAAACTATTAGATGAATTAGATGAAGTAGATATTATTACTATAGCTGATATGAATGGAATAAGATATGCTCATCCAAATCCAGACAAGCTTGGAAAACGTTTTGTAGGAGGAGATGAAGTAAAGGTTATAAATGAAGGTGTGGGTTATATATCAAAAGCCAAGGGAACGCTTGGAATTTCTATTAGAGCCTTTGAGCCTATTTTTTATGAAAATGAGCAAATTGGATTTGTGATGGTTGGAGTACTATATGAGGATATTAAAGATTTCAGAGAAGATGCTCTTTTAACTATATTTGGATTTACTTTGTTTGGAATAATTCTAGGAATAATAGGTGCATTAGTAATTGCAAAGAGAACAAAAGATAGTCTTTTAGGATTAGAGCCTTATGAAATTGTATATTTGTATAAGGAAAATAGGGCTATGCTTGAATCTATAATAGAAGGTATTATTGCCATTGATTCAAATGGAAAAATTACTTTAGTTAATGATTATGCTATAAAAATACTTAATATAAAGAAACCAAATGTAATAGGAGAGTATGTATTAGATGTATTTCCAACAAGTAGATTATTGGAAGTTTTAAAAAGTGGAGAAGGTGAGTATAACGAAGAACAAATTATAAATGATACGGTTATACTAACTAATAGGGTTCCTATGAAGGATGGAGATGAAATTATAGGAGCCATGGCATCGTTCAATGATAGAACAAAGGTCAAGAGATTGGCAGAAGAAATTACAGGTGTAAGGCAAATTGTACAAGCACTAAGGGCAAATACTCATGAATTTATGAATAAATTACATGTTATATTAGGGCTTATAAAGCTAGATGAGATAGATGAGTTAAGAAAATATATTAAAGATATTGTAAAAGAGCAGGAACAAACAAGGTTTTTTCTTACAAAGAGTATAAAGAATCCAACTATATCAGCAATTATACTTGGCAAGTTAAATAGAGCTAAGGAATTGAATGTAGATATGGAGTTATATGAAAATTGCTATCTTGAGAAATACTATAAAAATATACAAAATGAAAATTTAGTAACTATTATTGGGAATTTACTAGACAATGCTATGGAGGCTATTGTAAGAAAAGGAGAAGATGGAGAAATCTATTTTAGAATAGAGGATGTTGATGATTTTATAGAAATAGAAGTCCATGATAATGGAATAGGTATAGAAGAGGAAAATATACAGCGAATCTTCAAAAGAGGTTTTACAACAAAAAAAGACGAAGGAGGAACAGGATTATTCTTAGTTGAGAAGAGTATTAAGAAGTTAGATGGTGAATTGAGTATAGACTCTAAGTATAAAGAAGGAACAAGCATTTTAGTTAAAATACCTAAGGAGGTCAAGGGATGA
- a CDS encoding response regulator, with product MINVLIVEDDPMLAELNKRFVNKIDGFKVECVANNGEDAIKKIDDSKIDLVILDIYMPKIDGMELFRMVRSQNKMIDFILVTAANDTEKINEALKLGAVDYLVKPFEFDRLEKSLLNYKDRKNLLVKKPFVEQKEIDKLFMKSYKQEKEKDLKKGLHKFTLNRIMKFLKENKDELLSSEVISENMGMSKVTIRRYLDYLDEIGSVEKKIEYGSRGRPSYLYKYKNSSTR from the coding sequence ATGATTAATGTACTTATTGTAGAAGATGATCCTATGTTGGCAGAATTAAATAAAAGATTTGTTAATAAAATAGATGGATTTAAGGTTGAATGTGTTGCAAATAACGGAGAAGATGCAATTAAAAAAATAGATGATAGTAAAATCGATTTGGTAATATTAGATATTTACATGCCTAAGATAGATGGGATGGAACTGTTTAGAATGGTTAGAAGTCAAAATAAAATGATAGACTTTATATTGGTTACTGCTGCAAATGATACAGAGAAAATTAATGAAGCCTTAAAGTTAGGTGCAGTAGACTATTTGGTAAAGCCATTTGAATTTGATAGATTAGAAAAATCATTATTAAATTATAAAGATAGGAAAAATTTATTAGTTAAAAAGCCTTTTGTAGAACAAAAGGAAATAGATAAGTTGTTTATGAAATCATATAAGCAGGAGAAAGAAAAAGATTTAAAAAAAGGATTGCATAAATTCACATTAAATAGAATAATGAAGTTTTTAAAAGAGAACAAAGATGAGTTACTATCTAGTGAAGTTATATCAGAAAATATGGGTATGTCAAAAGTTACGATTAGAAGGTATTTAGATTATCTAGATGAAATAGGGAGTGTTGAGAAAAAAATAGAGTATGGCTCTAGGGGAAGACCTTCATATCTTTATAAGTATAAAAATTCGTCTACTCGCTAA